In Oreochromis niloticus isolate F11D_XX linkage group LG5, O_niloticus_UMD_NMBU, whole genome shotgun sequence, a single window of DNA contains:
- the LOC109201209 gene encoding C-type lectin lectoxin-Lio3-like isoform X2: MTSKQAGQTNETSASESTTVTLSTPHTSTPDTKSSQMTSKQAGMILIKENKTWEDALNYCRVNHTDLVSITSAEVKTSVNSLAVNASTPYVWLGLRYSCTLGLWFWVNDQIMCFNWASTGTTMNSDMFGAMDTSREHNYKGFNHSKTKRFNFICST, encoded by the exons ATGACGTCTAAACAAGCAG GCCAAACAAATGAAACCTCAGCCTCAGAGTCAACAACTGTCACACTTTCAACTCCTCATACCTCCACTCCTGACACTAAATCATCCCAAATGACGTCTAAACAAGCAG GTATGATCCTGATCAAAGAGAACAAGACCTGGGAGGACGCCTTAAATTACTGCAGAGTGAATCACACTGACCTGGTTTCCATCACCAGCGCTGAAGTAAAGACCAGCGTCAACTCCTTAGCAGTGAATGCTTCGACGCCTTACGTTTGGCTGGGTCTGCGCTACTCCTGCACCCTGGGTTTGTGGTTCTGGGTCAATGATCAGATTATGTGCTTTAACTGGGCCTCCACAGGAACGACTATGAACTCTGACATGTTTGGAGCCATGGACACGAGCAGAGAGCACAATTATAAGGGCTTTAATCACAGCAAGACTAAGaggtttaattttatttgttctACATAG
- the LOC109201209 gene encoding C-type lectin lectoxin-Lio3-like isoform X1: protein MTSKQAASADLLTGQTNETSASESTTVTLSTPHTSTPDTKSSQMTSKQAGMILIKENKTWEDALNYCRVNHTDLVSITSAEVKTSVNSLAVNASTPYVWLGLRYSCTLGLWFWVNDQIMCFNWASTGTTMNSDMFGAMDTSREHNYKGFNHSKTKRFNFICST from the exons ATGACGTCTAAACAAGCAG CATCTGCTGACCTGCTGACAGGCCAAACAAATGAAACCTCAGCCTCAGAGTCAACAACTGTCACACTTTCAACTCCTCATACCTCCACTCCTGACACTAAATCATCCCAAATGACGTCTAAACAAGCAG GTATGATCCTGATCAAAGAGAACAAGACCTGGGAGGACGCCTTAAATTACTGCAGAGTGAATCACACTGACCTGGTTTCCATCACCAGCGCTGAAGTAAAGACCAGCGTCAACTCCTTAGCAGTGAATGCTTCGACGCCTTACGTTTGGCTGGGTCTGCGCTACTCCTGCACCCTGGGTTTGTGGTTCTGGGTCAATGATCAGATTATGTGCTTTAACTGGGCCTCCACAGGAACGACTATGAACTCTGACATGTTTGGAGCCATGGACACGAGCAGAGAGCACAATTATAAGGGCTTTAATCACAGCAAGACTAAGaggtttaattttatttgttctACATAG